The following coding sequences are from one Salipiger sp. CCB-MM3 window:
- a CDS encoding replication initiation protein, translating into MNRNLTPKADGTVRKSHDLIMARGKYQLELQDMRAFLFLLYKSGEREDRTGLQRVPIQEILGYLGHASIERLEQSLRNLTKVTIDLDYINNGTPHSVSCHFLSFDVSRTIDGDLEYAFDPILMQFIFDPKIYAKINMAIYKEFKTTQGAKMFEILSLYQNRKHRTWHVSLEEFKQRFGVAEDRYNRFDNLRRVVIEKAIEECNTHAPFGVRVQYIRSGRGGRVTGLEFSIVPRSEIVLTKRSKPAKKKPRDPLTVDMLTGHSDTEAGRKLVVSEEAVADASTLLEQFYGTDTALVTYLDTWRASVDGEAIADPDQTFLSWLRARLESERSPQPDRFDNNVLDSILMEFE; encoded by the coding sequence ATGAATAGAAACTTAACACCCAAAGCCGACGGAACCGTCCGAAAGAGCCACGATCTCATCATGGCTCGGGGCAAGTACCAACTTGAGCTCCAGGACATGAGGGCCTTCCTCTTTCTGCTGTACAAATCCGGCGAACGCGAAGATCGCACCGGACTGCAGAGGGTCCCGATCCAAGAGATCTTGGGCTACCTTGGGCACGCCAGTATCGAAAGGCTTGAGCAGAGTCTTCGGAACCTCACCAAGGTGACAATCGACCTCGACTACATCAACAATGGAACCCCTCACTCAGTGAGCTGCCACTTCCTCTCGTTCGATGTCTCTCGCACGATCGATGGAGACCTAGAATACGCCTTCGACCCCATCCTAATGCAGTTCATCTTCGATCCTAAAATCTACGCCAAGATCAACATGGCGATCTACAAAGAATTCAAGACGACACAGGGTGCCAAGATGTTTGAGATCTTGTCGCTCTACCAGAACCGAAAGCATCGGACCTGGCACGTCTCCCTCGAGGAGTTCAAGCAGCGCTTCGGCGTGGCTGAGGACCGGTATAATCGCTTCGACAATCTGAGAAGGGTGGTCATCGAGAAAGCCATCGAGGAATGCAACACACATGCACCCTTCGGTGTTCGCGTTCAGTACATCCGCAGTGGCCGCGGCGGGCGAGTGACCGGTTTGGAGTTCTCTATCGTCCCCCGGAGTGAGATCGTACTCACGAAGCGGTCGAAGCCGGCAAAGAAGAAGCCGCGTGACCCTCTCACGGTCGACATGCTCACGGGACACTCTGACACGGAAGCCGGCCGGAAGCTGGTGGTCTCTGAGGAGGCTGTGGCCGACGCCAGCACCTTGCTTGAGCAGTTCTACGGCACCGACACCGCGCTCGTAACTTATCTCGATACCTGGCGAGCCTCAGTGGACGGTGAAGCGATAGCCGACCCTGACCAGACGTTCCTTTCCTGGCTTCGTGCCCGACTTGAAAGTGAGCGATCGCCACAGCCCGACCGGTTCGACAACAACGTTCTAGACAGCATTCTCATGGAGTTCGAATGA